In the bacterium SCSIO 12741 genome, GAGGATCAGTTGTATGATTTTGGAGAAATCACCCAGGGAGAAAAGGTTCAATTTACCTTTACCTTTACCAATACGGGTGAAAACGATTTGGTGATAGCTTCGGCTAACGGTAGCTGTGGTTGTACCGTTCCTGAATGGCCTAAAGAGCCAGTTCGTCCGGGAGAAAAGGGTGAAATCAACGTAGTATTTAACTCTGACGGCAAGGAAGGTAAAATGCACAAAAAGGTGTACATCAGTGCCAATACCCAGCCGAGTGAAAATGTGGTAGCACTTACAGGTACGGTTATCGCACCTCAATCTGGAGAAAACTAAATCATGCATTCATTTTTGTTACAGGCACAAGGAGGTACAGACATCACTGGTATGATCATGATGTTTGTGCTGGTTGGAGGAGTATTCTATTTCTTTATGATTCGTCCCCAATCCAAAAAAGCAAAAGCTCAAAAGAACTTTAGAGAGTCGTTAAAGAAAGGCGACAAAGTAGTTACCATAGGTGGAATTCACGGTCGTATTAAGGACCAAAACGATTCTACCATTATGCTCGAAACCGATGGTGGCGCTAAAATGCGTATCGAAAAGTCGGCTATTTCCATGGAAATGTCCTCTGGAGACGGAGGAGATGCCTCTGCGGAAATCGAGCAAAACAAATAACCCATTTATATGGCATTTTTGCGCATCAAACCAGGAAAGGATTTATCCGTATTCCTGGTTTGTTTGTTTATAGCCGTGCTGTTCTGGCTGCTAAATGCCTATTCAAAAGATTACACTACCCAGATCAGTTTTCCGGTTCGGTATGTCGATATCCC is a window encoding:
- a CDS encoding DUF1573 domain-containing protein; this encodes MRKITLMGIAALSLAFTACDTSGDNISTDIVQNHNTASAEPVEVALASMEFEDQLYDFGEITQGEKVQFTFTFTNTGENDLVIASANGSCGCTVPEWPKEPVRPGEKGEINVVFNSDGKEGKMHKKVYISANTQPSENVVALTGTVIAPQSGEN
- the yajC gene encoding preprotein translocase subunit YajC; amino-acid sequence: MHSFLLQAQGGTDITGMIMMFVLVGGVFYFFMIRPQSKKAKAQKNFRESLKKGDKVVTIGGIHGRIKDQNDSTIMLETDGGAKMRIEKSAISMEMSSGDGGDASAEIEQNK